The genome window gtgaagaCAGGTCATGTGTGGCAGTCCCACAGCAAGAGAATGTGAGAATTCAAACCAGGGTCTGTGTCCTGCCAGCCACCCGCAAAAGGAGAAGTCCCCGCACGAAGAACCCCCATCCGGAGGGGCTGGCGAGCAAGTGAACAGAAAAGTCACAGGCACCGCACGCCCAGGGAGTGAGGCGGACAAGGGACAGAGCGTCCGACCGTCTGCGCCTCTCAGTTGGCCCCGCAAATACCTGCGGATTAACTGAGGACCGCAGGGTGCAGTGGAAGATCTGGCTGGCTTAGGTGGTCGTTAGGTTCTGGTTGCAAATGGGCCGCTGGCGGGCTGTGGAGTTGAAGCCCAATATAATAAGACCTCCCTAAATTTCCCgctcaaaatcacctggagagcttCACAATATACGCTCAGGCCCCTCCTGCAGACAGGGTGTCACTGGACCTAGGCGGGACCCAGCCAGGTGTTGCTAACAGTCACGTTTTCGGCGTTCCAGAGGTGTTTCTTTATGAAAAAAGGATTTCACGTTGAAAGAGGTGTGAAACCGTGGGTGCATTTTCCAACCTAATTTCGAAGCTCGCTGGGGAGCCATGAAGCCGTCGCTCACGGGAAGTCACGTGATCAGGGTCTTCAGAAGCCCCCacctacccaccccacccccgccaccccgCGGGGGTTCGGAAAACCGAGACCCGCGCGCGCCGCCCCGCCCCCTCGCCTTCCCTCTTCGCCCGGCGACTACAAATCCCATCCTGCTCTGCGCTCGCGCACATTACGCCAGAGCAAGATGGCCGACACGATGGCCACTGCCGGAGCCGGCAGCTCCGGAACGGTAAGCGGGGGAGGCATGGGGTCGAAGCTGTGGGAGTCTGGGCATTCTGTAACTTTCCCCTAGCCTGGGCAACCAGATTATATCCGGACATCTATCCCCATCATGAGCTCCGAATGGAGGGAAGTCTTTCAGGCCATACATACCCCCCCTTTGGGTCTTGGCGGCGGCCTCCTGAGTTGGTGGACCTGTGTGCTGATTGGCTCGGTCCGGGGTTGGGAACCCGGAACACCTCCTGATTGGGCCGAAGAACCCGTTTACGTCTTCTTATTGGCTCGCCAAAGTTGGGAGGGATTCCTGTTTCAAAATACTGAGCTTTCCTACTTTTTGGTGCTGTTTATCCTTTGCCCTCCGCTCCTCAGACTcctgtgttgttgttttaattttcttcgtTAGTGAAATGGTGTGAAGATGGGAGGAACAACAGAGGTCTCCCCCCCCCATAGACATAAATTCAATCCCATCATGCCTGTTTAACAAGAGAGAGACCATTTATTCTGGgagattttattaattcaatcCCATCATGCATGTTTCTGAAGCCATATATCCTGATAATCTGCTAAAGTGGAAAATAAGAAATAGCCATTTATTAGAACTTTAAGTTTTAGGGAAACAGAAAGGCTATCCTCATATTTAGAGCCCGTTGGGTGCTCAATTACTACTTATTTGGCCGAGACCTGTAAGTGTAAACATCAAGGGCTATCACATCTTTTTAAACActgatgaataaatatttatttagcaaaagAACATTTGCTTGCCATTGATGATGTATCAACTATGTGATTGCATCCTTGTCCAGTGGATGAAAATCTTCTCTTTCTGGGCTGTTGATTCACAGAGATCGGGAAGTAAACAGTCCACTAACCCTGCTGATAACTACCATCTGGCCCGGAGGCGAACCCTGCAAGTGGTGGTGAGCTCcttgctgacagaggcagggTTTGAGAGTGCTGAGAAAGCATCAGTGGAAACATTGACAGAAATGCTACAGAGCTGTAAGTACCAGGAAACAGGCCTCCAGGTCAATCAAACATCTGTGCTGTGTCCTGCATTGTGATAGTGTTTGAGaggatttaagaaaaagaagaacataataaagTGACATACAGGCTTCAGAATCAGATAGACCTAGGTCTAAGTCATGCTCTGCTGCTTAATAACTTGGGAAAGTTGCTAAACCTCCTGACtcttaatttcctcatttgtaaaatgtagtAATGATTTGCACCTCATGGAATTGTGAAATGAATGAGTTAACTGAGTAAATACATCAGTTGGTTGATGCTGGAACATTGTACGCTCTTAATGGCTTGTAGGTGCTTTTATTATTGCCGTTTGTGTTCTATACTCAAAGAacttagagcttttttttttggtgactgaGAGagtcttagagagagagagacagatagagacagataggaagggagagagatgagaagcatcaattcttcgttgcagcaccttagttgttcattgattgctttctcacatgtgccttgactggggggctacagcagactgagtgaccccttgctcaagccagcgaccttgggtccaagctggtgagctttgctcaaaccagatgaacccgcgctcaagctggcgaccttggggtctcgagcctgggtcctccgcatcccaggccgacactctatccactgtgccaccgcctgctcaggcagaACTTAGAGCTTTGTTGGAGAGTTAGGATTAATTCTTGCAGAACAGATACTACTACATGATGTAATcgaatgctgtgttatgtataaagATACAGACTAAGGGTGAATAAGTTTTACAGGACAggaaaaatatgcttttaaaaggaaatatCTTGAGGTTTAGGATACAATGTAGTTccctgtttgggtttttttgggggttaGGATGGGATGAGGGATGGGGTATTTAAGGTGTTTTGGGAGGGGGGTCAACAACTATGAATGGAAGTGGAGAAAGGGTTAGGTAGAAGGAGAAGTTGAACCACAATGTAAGCCAAACAAAAAATTGGccatctcaggccctggccggttggctcagtgtcggcctggcatgcaggagtcccaggttcgattcccagccagggaacacaggagaagcgcccatctgcttctccacccttctccctctccttcctctctgtctctctcttcccctcctgcagccgaggctccattggagcaaagttggcccgggcgctgaggaaggctccatggcctctgcctcaggcgctagaatggctctggtcgcaacagagcaacgccctgatgggcggagcattgccccctggtgggcatgctgggtggatcctggtggggcgcatgcgggagtctgtctgactgcctccctgtttccaacttcagaaaaatacaaaaaaaaaaaaattggccaccTCAGTGGGGAGCTCTAGGGTGGTAATTGCTTATCAGGTCTCCCTCATCAGGTGGAAAAGGCGCTGTCTTTATACTTCGGTGTTGATCAGTCACTAGATATGAGCTGCCCAGATCTGGGGTGTGGTGGCTCTCTGACATTTGGAACTGTTACATaccaaatgtttttgtttttgttttttttttatttcaatttttatttattcattttagagaggagagggagatacagagagagagagagagagagaaggggggaggagctggaagcatcaactcccatatgtgccttgaccaggcaagcccagggtttcgaactgtcgacctcagcatttccaggttgacgctttatccactgcgccaccacaggtcaggcccaaatgttTTCATAAAGCAGTGATATCAGACTTTTTGGCCTAGAACCCCTGTGGACTCTTAAATATTGAGGACCCTGtagaattatatatacatgagttggataatatatataatgtttttccATATGAGAAAGTAAAACAGGATAttacaaacataaaaatgaacataagcgTATGATTTATCATCCATCAGAGCCATGATGTCATCGCAGGTCCTATGACCTCTGGAGAACTACATGACTGAATGAGTAAAAAAGTCAAAGACTGTGGTcccggctggatagctcagttggttagagcatcgtcctgatacacaaaggtcatggtttagatccctggtcagggcgcatacaggaacacATCCacgttactgtctctctctcccttcctctctataaaatcaatcaataaattaaatatatatatatatatatatatatatggttttttaacttgaagggaaaaaaaaagaagaaaaagggtaaaaaaaagagTCTTAATTTTACTATGAAAACAGTTTTGACCTGTGGGCTTTGGAAGGGTTTTCAGGGTCTGCAGGGATTTctagaccacactttgagaacttttGTCCTAAAGGAATGGACTAATAGTTCCTTTTAGATTTCCCCTCAGTAAAAAGATGCTGCCCACCGTTGTCATGGTGGAGGCTAGTATGAGTGACTTGCTCAGGGCAGCGTGCCGAGTTGGTGATAGGTTTCAGGGAAACATCCTTCCCTGTCAAGCACTGCTTGCTTCTATCTTCTGGACCATCAGGCCTCCAGAGCAGGGGTTCCATACTGTTTTGGATCCCTTTTACATCTGATAAGTTCTGTGGACCCAGTACCagaaaaaggtgtgtgtgtgtgtgtgtgtgtgtgtgtgtgtgtgtaacattgAGCATAGGTTCAGCTTTCATGGAACCTTCCATCTACTTCTGAAGCCCATTATTCATGGAGTCCAGCTTCAtactttcccctttcccctgaaCGACTTGAGCatgactctttttaaaaaaaacaaaaatcttttattCACTGTAGAGAggaaagtgagagaaggagagagagaaaggaggaggagcaggaagcatcagctcccatttgtgccttgaccaggcaagcccagggttttgaacctgcaacctcagtgtttccaggtcgatgctttatccactgcgccaccacaggtcaggccgcatgACTCATATGGAGGTTCAGCTTTAGGCAGGCATTACAGACAATAAGACCTTTTTTCCTTTGGTGGAAAGTTATATATAGCATACaagttaccattttaaccatttttaagtgtacaattcagtgacattaaatatattcacagtgttgcctgaccaggccatggcacagtggatagaacgttggactgggatgtggaaggacccaggttcgagacctcaaggtcgccagcttgaatgcgagctcatctggtttgaacaaaaaaagctcaccagcttggacccaaggtcgctggctcgagcaaggggttactcggtctgctgaaggcccacggtcaaggcacatatgagaaagcaatcaatgaacaactaaggtgtcgcaatacgcaacaaaaaactaatgattgatgcttctcatctctccgttcctgtctgtctgtccctgtctatctctctgtctctgttaagaaaaatatattagaggatatttcaaaatgaacatgaagcaataaaatatcccttaattttaagaaaatatattcacaGTGTTGTAAAACCATCAGCGTTATTTGttttcagaactttttcattatcccaaacagaaactctatacCCAGGAATAGTAACTCCATATTCCCCTCTTCCCTCAGCCTCTGGTAAACTCtcatctactttttgtctctgtcaTATAGTTAGAATCtgaaaatacttcattttttgtgtctggcttattttcttAGCATAATATTGTCAAGGTTCCTCATGCTGTAGCAGATGTCAGAACTTCACcccttttttatggctaaataatattccattgtatgggtagACCACTTGTATCCATGCATTCAGTTGTTGATGGGCACTGAGTCCTTTCCATCTTTAGGCTACTGTGAATGATTCTGCTATGCACATCAGTGTCCAAGAGTCTGAGTTCCTTCTATCAGTTCGTTTGGTTATACACCCAGGAGCTgaattgctggctcatatggtaattctgtgctTAACGTTTTGGGAACTGAGAATAAGACTTCATGCCTTTGATCCATTCCCAGACATTTCAGAAATTGGAAGGAGCGCTAAGTCTTACTGTGAGCACACAGCCAGGACCCAGCCCACACTGTCGGATATTGTGGTCACACTTGTTGAGATGGGTGAGTACTCAAGTTTCCAATTCTTCAGTGTAGCTCAGCTGGAGTCATGGGAGAGAGAGGTGTCCCCAGGAGTCAGCCCCACCTGCTGAGTGTATTTGAATTCCCTTATGGTTCTCCTGGTCTGCTTTTAGCTTGATAGGGTTATCAGTGGAGGATTCCTCTGAGCTCATGTAAGAGTTTAAGCTTGGGAGTTTaagctatttctttctctttttttttttaatgtttatttttactgattttagagaggaagggatagaggggaagagagagacaaaaacgttaatctgttcctgtatgtgccctgactgaggatcaaaccagcaacctctggctcttcaggacaatattctaaccaactaagctatccagccagggcacagtttAAGCTCTTTCAACCCAATATACTGTCCCTTCCATGTTCAATATCCAGGGGTTTGGGCAGTAACCTTTGTTTACCTGCGTCTTAGGTTTCAATGTGGACACTCTCCCTGCTTATGCAAAACGGTCTCAGAGGATGGTCATCACGGCCCGTAAGTGACTTAGCACCGAGGTGCTCAGTTAATGCGTGTGGAATGAATTAGTTGAATAGGGCAGGGATCAGTTTGCTGAGCTACTTCCTTGTGGCAGGCTCCCTTCCATTAGTTGGGGCTCCCTGTAGTGTGATCTCTGCTTGGGCCGATAGGCCGGGGATGTGAAGTGCAGTCGCCAGGAAGGAGCACCGTCCCTGAGATGTTGCTGTGGGCCTCGTGCTTTAGCCCCACCGGGCAGCTGCTGCTGCTTGCAACATGCTAAAGCTCTTGTTCTTCCTTAGATCACGGGCCAGGACGCTGTGGTCTGTAGGCCTAATCTGgcccactgcctgtttttgtgaataaagttttattggaacatagccatgTGTACTTACTTTTGGTTGCTTTTGTGCTATAATGGTGGCATTAAGCAGTGATGACAGATTGTATGGCTTGCAAAATCTGAAATATTTACTCCCTGTCTGTACCAAAAGTTCTGTGACCTGTGCCTGTGATAGACACTGACCGCCATGAGCTGAGCTGGGGTAACCAGTGTGACCTGGAGGGCCTGGGGAGGGGTCACTAGGTTACTTTTCCATCACTTGTTTCAAGATggcatcttttttgtgtgtgtgtgagagagacgggcaggggggacagatagggacagacaggaaggatgagagatgagaaatatcagttcttccttacggctccttagttgttcattgattgctttctcatacgtgccttgaccggggggattcagcagagctagtgaccccttgctcaagccagcgaccttgggcttcaagccagcaacctttgggctcatgtctCTGATCGcacactcaaggcagtgacccgggctcaagctggatgagcctgcactcaagccggcgacctcggggtttcaaacctggatcctctgcatcccagtgtaacactctatccactgcaccaccacctggccaggctcaaGTTGGCATCTTTGAAGAGCTCCCCTCCCCAATAGCAGTGGCAGGTGCCATTTTCAATCCCCTGTTGCTGTTCTTAGTCCACGCTTCCTCTCCCTGATGGGTGTGTCCCTGCTTTCTGGGGTCTGTGAAGAGAGTCAGCAGCCCGCCTAACGCCTCAGTTTCTCGGCGTCCTCTGCACGATCTTTTGTTAAATGAATGTTGTCCCAGCCGCCCACTCGCCTAcctgagaggcaggcaggcagattGTTGTAGGTTGGAATGTCACCTCCCAGcattcagcaggtctgggtgtGTGGGGGTGACCTCAGGTCCTTAAAATAGAAATGCAGAGTACCTGTTCAGAAAATTGGGATCCAGCATTTACTTTGAGAACAGGAGGGTTTGAATGGAGACCCAAGTCCTCGGTGGAAGTAACCGGTTGTGACTCTGTTGCAGCTCCAGTGACCAACCAGCCAGTGACCCCCAAAGCCCTGACCGCAGGGCAGAACCGGCCACACCCGCCACACATCCCCAGCCATTTTCCTGAGTTCCCCGACCCCCACACCTACATCAAAACTCCGGTGAGTGATGGGGCCGTGACGGGTGGGCACAGAGCGGCCGGTTCCCGCTGCCCATCGGACCAAAGGTGTGCGGGTGAATGGTGGGCTCAGAACCCCAAATGCCTTTTCTCACGGATAAACGGTTTGGCAAAGGAGAGCTATATCCTCCGGTTGGCTGACGAAAGTGTAGTTAACAAGAAATTGAAGCCAGAGGGAGCAGTTTTGTCCGTCCCACCAACACTCAAGGACccggccacgtggagaagagatGGGCAGGATATTCCGCAGAGGGTTCATAGCAGTTCTTAGTGGGTCATAGGTAACTCTCATTGTTTTGTGTGTGCTTTTCTGGGTTCTCCAGATTTTCCATAGAGAAAGAGTTATTTTTGAAACTGGGGGAAAAGATTGTTTACGACATCCTCGGTGGTAACGTGAAATGGGACTTATCGTACCTGAGTTCTGGGTATGAGTGAGGACAGACTGATTGTCTTCTACGGTTCTGATGTGCTCCCACTTGCCAGTGAGTGGTTTCGCCCTCCTGGGAAAGGGCGTGGGCAGAGGAGTCCCCGAGCCTCCCCCACACACTTCCTTTGTCCCCGCTTCCACACCATGTACTGGTGCTAGTAGGGCCTCATGCCGGTGGTCGGGGGCCGTCCTCCGGGACATTTCTCCACACCTCAGGATGCTGGGGCAGGAGTAGATGGTCATGGTCACTCACCATTGCAACACAGCTGTCGCCCTTGACCAGTAGTCTCTGTTAGTGTCCTGCAGCTGCCCTAACAAAGTGCCACAAATTAGGTGGCTTAGAACCACAGAAATGTATTATTGCCTTATAGTCTGGAAGGTACATGTCCAGAATCAGGGTGTTGCCAGGGCCACGCTCTCTGAGACCGGTAGCAGAACTCCCCCTTGCCTCCTCTAGCTGGGAGGGCTTTGCCTGTAGCAGAACTCCCCCTTGCCTCCTCTAGCTGGGAGGGGTCTGTGGGCACCCTGGGCGCTCCTGCACTTGGAAAGACAGCACTCCCGCTTTCGGTCCTCACGTGGTGTTCTGTGTGTGGCTCCGCCCTCACATGGCCATTTTCTCACAGGGGAGAGAAATGTGTCCTATTGGAGCAGGGTCTTACCCTACTCATATAACCAACcaaccttccttctttccctttccctttccctttccctttccctttccctttccctttcctttcctttccttcctttccctccttccttcccaccagCTTTGGGAtcgtgtcaatgatcccacgcttgagcaagatgagctcgcgctcaagccagtgaccttagggtttcgaacctgggtcctcagcatcccagattgacgctctatccactgcgctaccacctggtcaggcaggttttgcatttttaatgtttataacaAATATGTTCAAAATCcactcaaattttttattttggtatgaTTTTAAACATGACAGAAAATCCTGTTTCCGTGTTTGGATGTGGAACCTGTGTTTATGTAGGTGACACACCTGAATTAACATTGACAGCAGTGGGGATGTTTTCATgtgcctttttttaaaagcttctctaaaaaaaaaatcctatctcCTTATCACAATGAGTAGTTTACTGGTGTTTTGGTCACTGTGACAGTATCACCTGTACCATCACAAGTTGAAATGTTTTGGCCGACTTCTCGCTGTGATTAGATCTCAGC of Saccopteryx bilineata isolate mSacBil1 chromosome 1, mSacBil1_pri_phased_curated, whole genome shotgun sequence contains these proteins:
- the TAF8 gene encoding transcription initiation factor TFIID subunit 8 isoform X2; this encodes MADTMATAGAGSSGTRSGSKQSTNPADNYHLARRRTLQVVVSSLLTEAGFESAEKASVETLTEMLQSYISEIGRSAKSYCEHTARTQPTLSDIVVTLVEMGFNVDTLPAYAKRSQRMVITAPPVTNQPVTPKALTAGQNRPHPPHIPSHFPEFPDPHTYIKTPTYREPVSDYQVLREKAASQRRDVERALTRFMAKTGETQSLFTDDVSTFPLIAARPFTIPYLTALLPSELEMQQMEETDSSEQDEQTDTENLPLHITDDSGAEKENTSALQQNASLSGSRNGEESVIDNPYLRPVKKPKIRRKKSLS
- the TAF8 gene encoding transcription initiation factor TFIID subunit 8 isoform X1, coding for MADTMATAGAGSSGTRSGSKQSTNPADNYHLARRRTLQVVVSSLLTEAGFESAEKASVETLTEMLQSYISEIGRSAKSYCEHTARTQPTLSDIVVTLVEMGFNVDTLPAYAKRSQRMVITAPPVTNQPVTPKALTAGQNRPHPPHIPSHFPEFPDPHTYIKTPTYREPVSDYQVLREKAASQRRDVERALTRFMAKTGETQSLFTDDVSTFPLIAARPFTIPYLTALLPSELEMQQMEETDSSEQDEQTDTENLPLHITDDSGAEKENTSALQQNASLSGSRNGEESVIDNPYLRPVKKPKIRRKKPHCGA